The Actinomyces faecalis genome includes the window CCTGGGCCGCAGGCAGGGAGCTGTTGCCGCCGGCCTTGAGTGCCGCCAGGCGGGCCTCAGCCTCTGTCATGGCGGTGGCGGACTCCAGCTCAGCGAACTGGGCCTCCAGCGAGGTACCTGCCAGCTCGGCCTGGCCCTCGGCCTGGGCCTCGATGCGACGGACCTGGTCCTCGTAGCGGGCCAGCTCGCTGGTGGGGTCCATGACGTTGATCGAGCGGATCGCGCCCTGGACCTTGACCTGGGCCTGTGCCGACTTCTGACGTGCGACCAGCGCGTCCCGGCGAGACTTAAGGTCCTCCAGACGGGCCTCCATCTGTGTGAGACCCGTCTTGAGCTGCTCAACGACCTGACGCTGGGACTCGATCATCGGCTCAGCCGACGTGGCCTCGTTCTCCGCCGAGATCTGCTTGGTGATAGCGATCTTGGCCAGGGAGTCCCACTTGTCCGCTCCAGCGGCGTCGCCAGCGGTACGCAGCTGGTCAGCCTTGGTGGAGGCGGCCAGGGCCTTGTTGCCCCAGTCCCTGGCCTCAGCAAGGTCAGCGTCATGGTCCTTCTCCGCCAGACGCAGGTTCCCGATGGTCTGGGCCACGGCCTCGCGGGCCTCGGCGATAGAGGAGGTGTAATCGCGCACGAGCTGGTCGAGCATCTTCTCGGGGTCCTCGGCACGGTCGAGCAGAGCGTTGACGTTGGCGCGGGTCAGCTGGGCGATGCGGCCCAGGATCGACTGCTTCTCAGCCATGGGTTGTCCCTTTCGTGGATCGTGTCAGTGGTGCGCGGTGGTGGAGAGGTTCTCGCGGTGCGACACTGGTCGCCGCCTGCTGGTTCGGATGCTTCCATGGATCGGCGTAGTACAGAGCGGCGCATGCAACGGTATCGCAATGGGCGTGAGCATGGGCACATGAGATCACGCGGGCCTCCTCACAGACGTGACTCTCCTGGCGTTCCAGACCAGTACGGGACGGGGCCCAGAGGGCTGGAGGAGGCGTGTCTAGAAGCGGCCTCCGCCACCTCCAAAACCGCCACCTCCGCCTGAGCCGAAGCTGCTCCCGCCCCCTCCGAAGCTGCCGCCAGGACGGTGACCGCCCCACCCGCCATAGCTGCGGTTGCGGTGCCCACCGCCTAGGTCGCCCAGCAGGATGCCTCCCAGGACCAGCGAGCCCAGGTCCAGGCCGCTGGAGCCGGATCTGCCCGACCCGCCGAAGGAGTCGCCGCCGTCGCGCACGTCAGCCTCGGCGATCGCCTGGGCCTGGGCCACGAGCGGCTCACCGGCCGTGACCTCGGCCAGCGCCGCCGTCGGGTCGCTGCTCTGCAGTGAGGTGGCTGCCGCGGCGTGGCGGGCGGCCTCGGACAGGGCTGTGCGGGCCGAGGAGCCCACAGCCCCGCGGTGGGTGGAGATGTAGGAGGTGACGGCGTCGATCTGCGAGGTCAGACGAGCCAGGCGCGAGCCGAGTGAGGCGCGGGCGCGCGAGTCGTTCTCCTCCTTGGCGCGAGCCGGTGCCAGCGCGGCGTCCAGCGCGGCCTCGGCCCGTGCCAGACGGTCCAGGGCGGCCAGCGGGTCCTCGCCCCCGCTGCCCAGGGGCTCTGGGCCTGCCGAGGTGGTGGCTGGCGAGCTGGCCAGCATCACTCCCTTGGCAGCAGGTAGAGCCGCGCGTGCCTGGGCCACGGCAGCCTCGCCCTCTGTGACCAGCGGAGCGAGGGTGGAGGAGGGCACCTGGGCTGTCAGGCGCTGGGCGTCCATGAGGTCAGAGGAAAGTGAGGAGATGGCCGTCTCCAGGTCTTGTGCAGCCCGCTCCAGGCGCTCGCGGGCACCGCGTACCTGGGCTGCGAGCTCCCCGGCCTGGGCGACCGCCCCCTGGGCGATACGCACTTGCTCCACCGCCGTGGCCTGCTGCCCGGAGTCTGCCGAGGCCTGTGCCTGCTCCAGGGCGCTGCGGCCGGCGGCCAGCAGCCTCAGCCCCTGGCCGGGAGCATGGTCCACTGAGCTGAGCGCGGCTGGTGGATAGGTGGCGTGGAGCGTGACGAGGAGGGTCTGGGCGGCGTGCAGGGCCTGCTCGGTCTCGGCGGCCCGCTGACGCGTCTCCGCAATCGCGGTGGGGACGTTGGCCTCGATGCCGCGCCGCTCGTGGAAGGCCTTCTCCTGGGCGGCAATGACCGTGGTGGCCTGCTGGCAGCGCTGAAGCATCTCGCCGTACATCTGGCGCTGCTGGGCCTCAGTCTCCGGGATATCGTCATCGAGCAGCTTGCGCAGCTCGAAGGCGCGCTCCATGTGCTCGCGGGCCTCGGCCAGGGCCTGGGTGAAGGCGTCGGTGGCGGACAACCCGAACTGTGCCTGAGCGTAGGACAGCTCCTCGTCAGCGGCGCGCACGGCGTCGTCGGAGGCCAGGAGCGTGGACGAGGCGTGGGTGCGCAGGGCCTCAAGCGGCAGGGTGCGGGCCGGATCGGTGCCCACGTGATCGCTTCGCGTCGGGACCTCCTTGCCTCCGAGCCGCCGTCCTGCGCCCCGCCGGCGGCGCGCAGAGGCGAGGAGGGCGCCGATCATGACGACGATCATGGCGATCAACGCAAGGAGTACCCAGGGTGCGCGGCCGCTGTGAGCTGATTCCTCCGCTGTCGGCTGGTCCTCCACGATCGTCGTGACGGCCCCGTCCCAGTCCTCCTGGCTCAGGTGCTCCTGGACACGCTGGCGGACCTCGCCCAGGCGGGCCTGGGACCACACCGACCCCCTGGAATCACCATCGAAGGCGTAGCTGCGCCCGGAGGGATCGGCGGTGGAGATATTGATGACCAGCAGCACGTCGTCCCTGCCCATCCCGGTTCTGGACCAGGCTTTGGCGGCGAAGTCTGTGGCGAGCACTGACGGATCGTCATATGTGACCACCCACAGGTGGACATTGCTGGCCTCGGCTGTGGCCACAGCGTCTCGGGCTGTGGAGGAGGTCAGGATGCCTGCGGCGTCCGTGACCTGCTCGGACAGGGTGGTGGAGGGGGCGTCGGAGGTCCTGGTGCTGAGCAAGGCCGAGCTGGCGGCCTGGACTACCTGGGCGCTGGCCGAGGAGGCGGGAGCCTGTGACCGGGCCGGCGCGGCTGCCACGACGGGGGTCACGAGGAGGGAGGACAGGATGAGGCCGCAGCCGGCCAGGACGGCGAGGGCCGGGCGCCGCGGCGAGGGTGTCGTGTACATCACGGCCTATGGTGCTGGGTGGTCTGGCTCCTAGCAACTCCTTTCTTCGCCAGCACGCCAGGAGCGGCGCAGCTGGGCGACGGTTCTCGGCCTGAAGGCGGAACGGCGCCCGGGCCTGCGTCTGACGGCGAACGTGGCACGCTCGGCTTGCGTGACCGCGGCACCTTGGAGTCAATAGACCCATGACTCAGCCCAGCGACATGACGTCATCATCTCCCGCCGGTTCCGGCGCCACGGCTCAGCCTCCGTCGGAGCCGACCCTGCCGGCGTCCGCGCCCCGGCCTGCTGGCCCCCTCATCACGGTGATCGAGCCCGACGCCGTCGCTCCCCTGGACCGGCTGGGCGAGTGGCTCTTCGCCTCCGGGGCCCGGCTGCGCACCGTGCGCCTGTGGAAGGGGGAGAGCCTGCCTGCTGCTGACGATCTGGGCGATGCCCTGGTGATCTTGGGTGGGCAGATGAGCGCTCACGATGACCAGGCCCACCCGTGGCTGGAGGGCCTGCGCGCGATGATCCGCACCGCGGTGGCCCAGGAGCTGCCGACCCTGGCCGTCTGTCTGGGTGCGCAGGTCGCGGCTGAGGCGTTGGGCGGGGCGACAGCCGTGCCGTCGCCCGACGGTGGTGAGTACGGGGTGGTCACCGTGGAGCTGACTGAGGCGGCCCTGGCTGACCGGGTGCTTGGGCCGGTGATTGACGAGGCTGTGCGCGCTGCCGTGCGTGCCGGGATCTCGACCCAGGACGGTACGCGTCTACCGGCCGTCGTCTCCCACGACGACGCCGTGGTCGGCCTTCCGCAGGGAGCCACGCTCCTGGCGTCCTCCGAGCGCTGCCCGGTCCACACCTGGCGTGTGGGCCGGATGCTGGCCTTCCAGCACCACCCTGAGGCCAGCCCCGCTCGGCTCGGCTCGTGGGCCGAGCGTGAGGCCGCTGAGGAGATGGGGGTGGCGCTGCCGGTCGTCACTGACAGTGCCGTGTCCTCGGGCCAGGACCTACCGGTTGAGGCGGTGGCTGCTGGCAAGCAGGCTCGCGCCACGGCTGAGGAGGCCGACCCGGTGGCTCAGGCCTACGGACGGGCCCTCGCCCGCGAGCTGGTCCGGCACGCTCGCGCCCACGCGGCCAGGCACGGCGTCCAGGGCTGAGCCCTCCGCCTCCCCGGGTCTCCTGCCAGCACCCGCGACGCGCTTCCCTCGCTGGTCCGAGCCACGTCGCTCTCGAGCGTGAACAGTCGGTTTCCACGTTGCCCGATACGGAACCGACTGTTCACGCTCGAAAGCGACGGTGTGGGACGGGCCTAGGCCTCGGTGCCGCCCAGGTCCGAGGCGTCCACGACCTCGTAGGCGTAGCCCTGCTCAGCCAGGAAGCGCTGACGGTGGGCCGCGAGCTCCTGGTCCACGGTGTCCCGGGTGACCACCGTGTAGAAGTGGGCCTGACGTCCGTCCCCCTTGGGGCGGACGATCCGTCCCAGCCGCTGGGCCTCCTCCTGGCGTGAGCCGAAGGACCCCGAGACCTGGATGGCCACCGAGGCGCCGGGCAGGTCGATGGAGAAGTTGGCGACCCT containing:
- a CDS encoding TPM domain-containing protein; amino-acid sequence: MYTTPSPRRPALAVLAGCGLILSSLLVTPVVAAAPARSQAPASSASAQVVQAASSALLSTRTSDAPSTTLSEQVTDAAGILTSSTARDAVATAEASNVHLWVVTYDDPSVLATDFAAKAWSRTGMGRDDVLLVINISTADPSGRSYAFDGDSRGSVWSQARLGEVRQRVQEHLSQEDWDGAVTTIVEDQPTAEESAHSGRAPWVLLALIAMIVVMIGALLASARRRRGAGRRLGGKEVPTRSDHVGTDPARTLPLEALRTHASSTLLASDDAVRAADEELSYAQAQFGLSATDAFTQALAEAREHMERAFELRKLLDDDIPETEAQQRQMYGEMLQRCQQATTVIAAQEKAFHERRGIEANVPTAIAETRQRAAETEQALHAAQTLLVTLHATYPPAALSSVDHAPGQGLRLLAAGRSALEQAQASADSGQQATAVEQVRIAQGAVAQAGELAAQVRGARERLERAAQDLETAISSLSSDLMDAQRLTAQVPSSTLAPLVTEGEAAVAQARAALPAAKGVMLASSPATTSAGPEPLGSGGEDPLAALDRLARAEAALDAALAPARAKEENDSRARASLGSRLARLTSQIDAVTSYISTHRGAVGSSARTALSEAARHAAAATSLQSSDPTAALAEVTAGEPLVAQAQAIAEADVRDGGDSFGGSGRSGSSGLDLGSLVLGGILLGDLGGGHRNRSYGGWGGHRPGGSFGGGGSSFGSGGGGGFGGGGGRF
- a CDS encoding PspA/IM30 family protein yields the protein MAEKQSILGRIAQLTRANVNALLDRAEDPEKMLDQLVRDYTSSIAEAREAVAQTIGNLRLAEKDHDADLAEARDWGNKALAASTKADQLRTAGDAAGADKWDSLAKIAITKQISAENEATSAEPMIESQRQVVEQLKTGLTQMEARLEDLKSRRDALVARQKSAQAQVKVQGAIRSINVMDPTSELARYEDQVRRIEAQAEGQAELAGTSLEAQFAELESATAMTEAEARLAALKAGGNSSLPAAQAPAQITDGEVDAAFAALKTQDAEEEASSY
- a CDS encoding type 1 glutamine amidotransferase — its product is MTQPSDMTSSSPAGSGATAQPPSEPTLPASAPRPAGPLITVIEPDAVAPLDRLGEWLFASGARLRTVRLWKGESLPAADDLGDALVILGGQMSAHDDQAHPWLEGLRAMIRTAVAQELPTLAVCLGAQVAAEALGGATAVPSPDGGEYGVVTVELTEAALADRVLGPVIDEAVRAAVRAGISTQDGTRLPAVVSHDDAVVGLPQGATLLASSERCPVHTWRVGRMLAFQHHPEASPARLGSWAEREAAEEMGVALPVVTDSAVSSGQDLPVEAVAAGKQARATAEEADPVAQAYGRALARELVRHARAHAARHGVQG